The following are encoded in a window of Rhodomicrobium lacus genomic DNA:
- a CDS encoding Ppx/GppA phosphatase family protein, protein MDNSTLGSISGRLPGARPVAVIDIGSNSIRLVVYERLTRAPTPLFQEKAMCGLGRYLNELKRLNPETVPSALASLARFRKLADICGVRERDIHPFATAAVRWAEDGPEFLAKAEEACGVPIRVIGNAEEAELAATGVRAGFVNPRGIVGDLGGGSMELVRIDGETLSDKISLPLGSLSLAERTRGEKTEAIPIIEDALASVEWLNHVRGENFYAIGGTWRALAKLHMAQTNYPLSAVHGYKMDARKALQITARYANNSPTGLKRLAGMSAGREETVPFGALLLNSLIRKMQPSDVIFSAFGVREGTIYRLLSEAERAEDPLLSACETVAAMRARSLQHGRELIEWTDGLFARSNEHEHADERRLRHAACLLSDISWRAHPDYRGEQSAVLISQSAFAGIDHPGRAFLALCVYHRYERKLQGELMPKLAHLLPRPLQKRALIIGQTVRLAHTLTAGMKGLLPQTTLLCEQGKLVLSLPTKLESLDGEQLRRRLRSVAREMALQPEVVVSKHVKQTFFGGLFGG, encoded by the coding sequence GTGGATAATTCGACGCTCGGTTCGATAAGTGGGCGGTTGCCTGGCGCGCGCCCGGTGGCCGTCATCGACATCGGTTCGAACTCCATCCGCCTTGTCGTGTATGAAAGGCTCACCCGCGCTCCAACTCCCCTTTTTCAGGAAAAGGCGATGTGCGGGCTCGGCCGCTATCTCAACGAGCTGAAGCGCCTCAATCCCGAAACGGTGCCAAGCGCGCTCGCCTCGCTGGCGCGCTTCCGCAAGCTCGCCGACATCTGTGGCGTTCGCGAGCGCGACATTCATCCGTTCGCGACAGCAGCGGTCCGCTGGGCTGAAGACGGCCCGGAATTTCTCGCGAAGGCGGAGGAGGCCTGCGGCGTCCCGATCCGCGTGATCGGCAACGCCGAAGAGGCGGAGCTTGCCGCCACGGGCGTTCGCGCGGGGTTCGTGAATCCGCGCGGCATCGTCGGCGACCTCGGCGGCGGGAGCATGGAGCTTGTGCGCATCGATGGCGAAACGCTGTCCGACAAGATTTCCCTGCCGCTCGGGAGTTTGTCGCTGGCCGAGAGAACCCGTGGCGAGAAGACCGAAGCCATTCCCATCATCGAGGATGCGCTTGCCTCGGTGGAGTGGCTGAACCATGTGCGCGGCGAAAATTTCTATGCGATCGGCGGCACGTGGCGTGCGCTCGCCAAGCTGCATATGGCCCAGACGAACTATCCGCTTTCCGCCGTGCACGGCTACAAGATGGATGCACGGAAGGCGCTGCAAATCACCGCGCGCTACGCCAACAACTCGCCGACGGGGCTGAAGCGGCTCGCGGGCATGTCGGCGGGACGCGAGGAAACGGTGCCGTTTGGCGCGTTGCTGCTCAATTCGCTGATCCGCAAGATGCAGCCTTCCGACGTGATCTTCTCGGCGTTCGGCGTGCGCGAAGGCACGATCTACCGGCTTCTCAGCGAGGCGGAGCGCGCCGAAGATCCTCTGCTCTCGGCGTGCGAAACGGTTGCGGCGATGCGCGCGCGCTCACTCCAGCACGGGCGCGAGCTGATCGAATGGACGGACGGTCTCTTCGCGCGTTCCAACGAGCACGAACATGCGGACGAGCGCCGCCTGCGCCACGCGGCCTGCCTTCTGTCGGACATTTCCTGGCGCGCGCATCCCGATTACCGGGGCGAGCAGAGCGCTGTTCTCATCTCGCAATCGGCGTTCGCGGGGATCGATCACCCTGGCCGCGCCTTCCTTGCGCTGTGCGTCTACCATCGCTACGAGCGGAAGCTTCAAGGCGAGCTGATGCCGAAACTTGCACATCTTCTGCCGCGACCGCTTCAGAAGCGCGCGCTGATCATCGGGCAAACGGTTCGCCTCGCCCATACGCTGACGGCGGGAATGAAGGGCCTGCTCCCGCAGACGACACTTCTTTGTGAGCAGGGCAAGCTTGTGCTGTCCTTGCCGACGAAGCTCGAATCGCTCGACGGCGAGCAATTACGCCGGCGCCTGCGCTCCGTCGCGCGCGAGATGGCGTTGCAACCGGAGGTGGTTGTGTCTAAACATGTGAA
- a CDS encoding RNA degradosome polyphosphate kinase, which yields MKIAEAEPAPTYRDRIEAFGVERFFNRELSWLAFNKRVLEESANTRNPLLERVRFLAISGSNLDEFYRVRVAGLHEQAATEIVEVSPDGLTPKQQVDKINESVVPLSAIQQERWNALREEMEQENIQIATAASISDAERDWLEIYFMRRVFSALSAVAVDAAHPFPHVQSQELVLVLECTRELTLVRDSDFEGEPRLMYALVVIPNGLDRFIRLPQTEGEGGKPVIRFIAMEVLIALYAHTLLPGFKVRHVGLFRPLRNSEIEFQEKSEDLQKVLRKALVRRQLGEVIRLEMSASLPAPARELIIAGLKIGRDDVVPVDGLFAIADVSQLIVNDRPDLLYKPFEIRFPERIAEFDNDCFAAISAKDIIVHHPYESFDVVLQYLRQAASDPDVVAIKWTLYRTSKRSPIVEALRQAREAGKSVTVMIEVTARFDELNNLEWAKQLEAVGVHVVYGLTQLDLKTHAKLGQVVRKENGELRTYCHIGTGNYHPATAKIYTDLSYFTADPAVGRDVSRIFNYVTTYSRPNNLERMYISPHGIKARIIEEIHNEIAHAKAGRPAAIWMKLNALVDPEVIDALYEASLSGVPVDLVIRGICCLKPGIRGLSENIRAKSIIGRFLEHSRIYCFGAGHGLPSEDAHVYISSADMMPRNLERRVEAMTAITNSTVHEQVLDQIMIANLKDNLQSWKIESDGSSQRFHLKPGEEPFSAHEYFMTNPSLSGRGGALKQNFPRRFAVASAPHA from the coding sequence ATGAAAATCGCCGAAGCCGAACCTGCCCCCACATACCGGGACAGAATAGAAGCCTTTGGCGTGGAACGCTTCTTCAACAGGGAATTGTCGTGGCTCGCATTCAACAAGCGCGTCCTTGAGGAATCGGCGAACACCCGCAACCCCCTTCTGGAGCGCGTTCGGTTTCTGGCGATTTCGGGCTCCAACCTCGATGAGTTCTATCGCGTGCGCGTGGCGGGGCTGCACGAACAGGCGGCGACCGAGATCGTTGAAGTCTCGCCCGACGGACTGACGCCGAAGCAGCAGGTGGACAAGATCAACGAATCCGTCGTTCCGCTTTCCGCGATTCAGCAGGAGCGCTGGAACGCGCTTCGCGAGGAGATGGAGCAGGAGAACATCCAGATCGCCACCGCGGCGTCGATTTCCGACGCGGAACGGGATTGGCTCGAAATCTATTTCATGCGGCGGGTTTTTTCGGCGCTGAGTGCCGTGGCGGTGGACGCCGCGCATCCTTTCCCGCACGTGCAGAGTCAGGAACTGGTGCTCGTGCTGGAATGCACACGGGAACTCACTCTCGTCCGCGATTCGGATTTCGAGGGCGAACCGCGCCTGATGTATGCGCTTGTCGTGATCCCGAACGGTCTCGATCGCTTCATCCGTCTGCCGCAGACGGAAGGCGAGGGCGGCAAGCCCGTGATCCGCTTCATCGCGATGGAAGTGCTGATCGCGCTTTACGCGCACACGCTGTTGCCGGGCTTCAAGGTCAGGCATGTCGGCCTCTTCAGGCCGCTGCGGAACAGCGAGATCGAGTTTCAGGAAAAAAGCGAGGATCTTCAGAAGGTGCTCCGCAAGGCGCTGGTGCGGCGGCAGCTCGGCGAGGTGATCAGGCTCGAAATGAGCGCGTCGTTGCCTGCGCCCGCGCGCGAACTCATCATCGCCGGGCTCAAGATCGGGCGAGACGACGTGGTGCCGGTCGATGGACTTTTCGCCATCGCCGACGTCTCGCAACTTATCGTGAACGATCGGCCGGACCTGCTCTACAAGCCCTTTGAAATCCGCTTTCCGGAACGGATCGCCGAGTTCGACAATGACTGTTTCGCGGCCATCTCGGCCAAGGACATCATCGTTCATCACCCGTACGAGTCGTTCGACGTGGTGCTGCAATATCTGCGGCAGGCCGCATCCGATCCCGATGTCGTCGCCATCAAATGGACGCTCTACCGCACGTCGAAACGCTCTCCCATCGTGGAGGCGCTCCGGCAGGCGCGCGAGGCGGGCAAGAGCGTGACCGTGATGATCGAGGTGACGGCCCGCTTCGACGAATTGAACAACCTCGAATGGGCGAAGCAGCTCGAAGCGGTGGGCGTGCACGTGGTCTACGGCCTGACCCAGCTCGACCTCAAGACGCATGCGAAGCTCGGTCAGGTTGTGCGCAAGGAGAACGGCGAGCTTCGCACCTATTGCCACATCGGCACCGGCAATTATCACCCGGCGACGGCGAAGATCTACACGGACCTGTCCTATTTCACGGCCGATCCGGCTGTCGGCCGTGACGTGTCGCGCATCTTCAATTACGTGACGACCTACAGCCGCCCGAACAACCTCGAACGCATGTATATCTCGCCCCACGGCATCAAGGCTCGGATCATCGAGGAGATCCATAACGAGATCGCTCACGCCAAGGCTGGGCGCCCCGCCGCGATCTGGATGAAGCTCAACGCGCTCGTCGATCCCGAGGTGATCGATGCGCTGTATGAGGCGAGTCTGTCAGGCGTACCCGTCGACCTCGTCATCCGCGGCATCTGCTGCCTCAAGCCCGGCATTCGCGGACTTTCCGAAAACATCCGCGCGAAAAGCATCATCGGACGATTTCTGGAACATTCACGCATCTATTGTTTCGGGGCAGGGCACGGATTGCCATCCGAGGATGCGCATGTGTATATCAGTTCCGCCGACATGATGCCGCGCAACCTTGAGCGGCGCGTCGAGGCCATGACCGCGATAACGAATTCAACCGTCCACGAACAGGTTCTCGACCAGATCATGATCGCCAATCTGAAGGATAATCTCCAGAGCTGGAAAATCGAGAGCGATGGCAGCTCCCAGCGCTTTCATCTGAAGCCCGGCGAGGAACCCTTCAGCGCGCATGAGTATTTCATGACCAATCCCAGCCTTTCCGGGCGCGGCGGCGCACTCAAGCAGAATTTCCCGCGACGTTTCGCGGTCGCATCGGCGCCGCATGCCTGA
- a CDS encoding HdaA/DnaA family protein, with protein MSSQLVLDLPRRFAYDEGDFFVTARNGRAFGLVGQWPDWHAPAAVIWGPPQSGKTYLAHIWSARANAAFADPALLGSHIWAAPWQPLVLEDVDASGLPETALFHHLNLAREHGSFILLTARTPPGSWRIALPDLRSRIRSYPTAEIQPPDEEHLAALLLKHFSDRGIEIAPDVIAYLVQRIERSMAAADAVASLLDKAALAERRRITRSFAAKVLKAAGGGPDSGDDEPDDGI; from the coding sequence ATGTCATCCCAGCTCGTGCTCGATCTGCCCCGGCGTTTCGCCTATGACGAGGGCGACTTCTTCGTGACGGCCAGAAACGGCCGCGCCTTCGGCCTCGTCGGCCAATGGCCGGACTGGCACGCGCCTGCGGCCGTCATCTGGGGCCCGCCGCAATCGGGCAAGACATATCTCGCCCATATCTGGAGCGCGCGGGCGAACGCGGCATTCGCCGACCCCGCGCTTCTCGGAAGTCACATTTGGGCCGCGCCCTGGCAGCCGCTCGTTCTGGAGGATGTGGACGCGTCAGGTCTGCCCGAGACGGCGCTGTTTCATCATCTGAACCTGGCGCGCGAACACGGCTCATTCATTCTCCTGACCGCGCGAACGCCGCCCGGAAGCTGGCGGATCGCACTGCCGGATCTGCGCTCGCGCATCCGCTCCTATCCAACGGCCGAAATTCAGCCCCCGGACGAGGAGCATCTGGCCGCGCTTCTTCTGAAGCATTTCAGCGATCGCGGCATCGAGATCGCCCCGGACGTGATTGCCTATCTCGTCCAGCGCATCGAGCGCTCGATGGCGGCGGCGGATGCCGTGGCGTCTCTGCTCGACAAGGCGGCGCTGGCCGAACGCCGCCGGATCACGCGCAGCTTCGCGGCCAAGGTCCTGAAGGCGGCGGGGGGCGGACCGGACAGCGGGGACGACGAGCCGGACGACGGCATCTGA
- a CDS encoding AI-2E family transporter, giving the protein MDNTIRLSPHATFWVAVVALGTMGLMVFADVLMPFAAGFVLAYLFHPLVNRLNRIGVHRGAAAFAIIAVLILIFVAIFALLIPPLVDQLRQFAQDLPGYYQRARAYLWEHYPQYIKSIQSTVQQQEGTGAAQGQAQDVAGVVASYLRSLAESSLAFFNTLALLFLTPVVTFFLLRDWDKMLASVDSLLPKRDAPTIRKLAGEVDDTISGYLRGMFIVLSILSVFYMVTLGLIGLNYGLLIGLFAGIVSFVPYLGSTSGLLVAGGVALAQFAPDYAMVALVVGVFIFGQVVEGNVLTPNIVGNQVRLHPVWLLFALVASGYLLGFTGLLISVPLAAVIGVLVRFAIRKYQESEIYDEQKGSAAVEAVEGTKPRKTAAIG; this is encoded by the coding sequence ATGGACAATACGATCCGTCTCTCCCCGCATGCCACGTTCTGGGTGGCGGTCGTCGCCCTCGGCACGATGGGGCTCATGGTGTTCGCCGACGTGCTCATGCCCTTCGCGGCGGGGTTCGTGCTCGCCTACCTGTTTCATCCGCTGGTCAATCGGCTTAACCGCATCGGCGTCCATCGCGGCGCGGCGGCGTTTGCGATCATCGCGGTGCTGATCTTGATCTTCGTCGCGATCTTCGCGCTGCTCATTCCTCCGCTGGTCGATCAGCTTCGGCAATTTGCGCAGGATCTGCCGGGCTATTATCAGCGCGCGCGCGCCTATCTCTGGGAGCATTACCCGCAATATATCAAGTCGATTCAGAGCACGGTTCAGCAACAGGAGGGTACGGGCGCGGCGCAGGGGCAGGCACAGGATGTGGCTGGCGTGGTCGCCAGCTATCTGCGGAGCCTTGCGGAAAGCAGCCTCGCCTTCTTCAACACGCTCGCGCTTCTCTTTCTGACGCCGGTGGTAACGTTCTTCCTGCTGCGCGACTGGGACAAGATGCTCGCGTCCGTCGACAGCCTTCTTCCGAAGCGGGACGCGCCGACGATCCGCAAACTTGCGGGCGAGGTCGATGACACGATTTCCGGCTATCTGCGCGGGATGTTCATCGTCCTGTCGATCCTGTCGGTGTTCTACATGGTGACGCTCGGCCTGATCGGGCTGAATTACGGCCTCCTCATCGGCCTTTTCGCAGGCATCGTCAGCTTCGTGCCATACCTCGGATCGACGAGCGGGCTGCTGGTCGCGGGCGGCGTGGCGCTTGCTCAATTTGCGCCGGATTACGCCATGGTGGCGCTCGTTGTCGGAGTTTTCATCTTCGGGCAAGTCGTCGAGGGCAACGTGCTGACGCCGAACATCGTCGGAAATCAGGTGCGGCTACATCCGGTATGGCTCCTTTTCGCGCTCGTCGCGTCGGGTTATCTTCTCGGCTTCACCGGCCTTCTGATCTCGGTACCGCTTGCGGCGGTCATCGGCGTGCTGGTGCGCTTTGCGATCCGAAAATATCAGGAAAGCGAAATTTATGACGAGCAAAAGGGTAGCGCCGCAGTGGAAGCGGTCGAAGGCACGAAGCCGCGCAAGACAGCGGCCATCGGCTGA
- a CDS encoding MAPEG family protein, with the protein MTTELTMLAWTVVLAIVQIGLFSIARTAQYGAKWNMGARDERQPPLNPIADRLGRAQANLYETLPLFVAAVLVAHAAGRESATTALGAQLYFWGRVAYVPLYAFGVPYIRTLVWGVATAGLLMVLWPLLG; encoded by the coding sequence ATGACCACGGAACTTACGATGCTGGCGTGGACCGTCGTGCTGGCCATCGTGCAGATCGGCCTTTTCTCCATCGCACGGACGGCGCAATACGGCGCGAAATGGAACATGGGCGCGCGGGACGAAAGGCAGCCGCCGCTCAATCCGATAGCGGATCGGCTGGGCCGCGCGCAGGCGAACCTTTACGAGACGCTGCCGCTGTTCGTCGCCGCGGTGCTCGTGGCACACGCCGCGGGGCGGGAAAGCGCCACCACCGCGCTCGGCGCGCAGCTCTATTTCTGGGGACGCGTCGCCTACGTGCCGCTTTATGCCTTCGGCGTTCCCTACATTCGCACTCTCGTCTGGGGAGTGGCTACGGCCGGGCTGCTGATGGTTCTTTGGCCGCTTCTCGGATAG
- a CDS encoding glycosyltransferase family 4 protein, producing the protein MATIAILHANHKHPAYTGASLRAGALGGTESSAIYLAEALARRGHRVFALNRLKTSSVESGVTWLPLDSRSDLPPVDVAIALNSDRLYWGFKARHKLTWLHTPPTLRKFLKRRNALALLWHRPMAVLLGGYHASTLDRRVPYRRRVEIAHGVAQIFFAPEPDATPRAAKAVFCSRPSRGLDFVARLWPGIRAAVPDAELHVFCPQSSLDEAAARIGGAGPGVQIRGGVARAELAAELRTARVMLIPGDLDETFCLAAAEATASGVPLVTCGIGALKERVRHGETGFLASSAETFTRHASEVLADDALWLRLNRACIAGSGLARWDDRAAEWERLFSALDACDAPALEPFLVAAR; encoded by the coding sequence TTGGCGACGATCGCGATTCTGCATGCGAACCACAAGCATCCCGCCTATACGGGCGCTTCGCTTCGCGCGGGCGCGTTGGGCGGGACCGAAAGCTCGGCGATTTATCTCGCGGAGGCGCTTGCGCGGCGCGGCCATCGTGTCTTCGCGCTGAACCGCCTCAAGACGTCGTCTGTGGAGAGCGGCGTGACGTGGCTACCGCTCGACAGCCGCTCAGATCTGCCGCCTGTCGATGTCGCCATCGCGCTCAACTCGGACCGGCTTTATTGGGGCTTCAAGGCGCGCCACAAGCTGACATGGCTGCATACGCCGCCGACGCTTCGCAAATTTCTCAAGCGGCGTAATGCGCTCGCCCTCCTCTGGCATCGGCCGATGGCGGTGCTGCTCGGTGGCTACCACGCATCGACGCTCGACCGGCGCGTGCCGTACCGCCGCCGCGTGGAGATCGCCCACGGCGTGGCGCAGATATTCTTCGCGCCGGAGCCGGACGCGACGCCGCGCGCCGCGAAGGCCGTCTTCTGTTCGCGGCCCTCGCGCGGGCTCGATTTCGTGGCGCGCCTCTGGCCCGGTATTCGCGCGGCCGTTCCCGATGCGGAATTGCACGTGTTCTGCCCCCAGTCGAGCCTTGATGAAGCCGCCGCGCGCATCGGCGGTGCCGGACCGGGCGTGCAGATACGCGGGGGCGTCGCGCGGGCAGAGCTTGCGGCCGAACTCAGGACCGCGCGCGTGATGCTCATCCCCGGCGACCTCGACGAAACCTTTTGCCTTGCGGCCGCGGAGGCAACGGCCTCGGGCGTTCCGCTCGTCACATGCGGGATCGGCGCGCTGAAGGAGCGCGTGCGCCACGGCGAAACCGGCTTTCTTGCCAGCAGCGCCGAGACTTTCACGCGGCATGCCAGCGAGGTCCTCGCGGATGACGCGCTCTGGCTTCGCCTCAATCGCGCGTGCATAGCCGGGAGCGGGCTCGCCCGCTGGGACGACCGTGCCGCGGAGTGGGAGCGGCTTTTTTCGGCCCTCGATGCGTGCGATGCTCCTGCCCTCGAACCTTTCCTCGTTGCCGCGCGATAG
- a CDS encoding tetratricopeptide repeat protein — MTFGIAGVASAAPDKTALKAQEGSSALLRGRYDLAVTAYDEALREAGLPPARQATILSDRGVAKWRLKQLEDAAADFTKAVSLNPDYALAWNNRGNVFLEMNRPEDAFRDFDRAVALSPDFGAAYANRANASQKLNRQDAAEKDFRKAIELMPASSIPLNGCGRIAAGFGRLYTGLRYLNRAIALNAQFAPAYQNRAAIYAALKRNDEAAQDLDKVIALAPDNAALYVARGQAHAKERRFAQAFRDFTKAVEIAPDNVPALIGRASQNLERKRADLALEDLNHAISLDANAAEAWFWRGQAKYGTGDTDGADADLSKAIELAPAHADAYRFRGSYRERGGRRDEAIADYRRALELDPLNRDLRDGYKTASGETADAVVKPLAPAVDGWEVFRSSAGHYTALNERYPKLPVILETQGDAPAEILEWTPLKETLAGIGLLRYRSGEKGALPHEYVAIIDLSRAQVAGIEPYITGEAKSKWAWTQYGVTVTDTDGLSSTYDLRKPRQEMPQAARRDDNPWTTVFGGGSGGGNGGARRGGSGIFGWLFR; from the coding sequence TTGACTTTCGGTATCGCGGGGGTGGCAAGTGCCGCGCCCGACAAGACGGCGCTCAAGGCGCAGGAGGGAAGTTCGGCGCTCCTTCGCGGCCGCTACGACCTCGCCGTTACTGCCTATGACGAGGCGCTTCGCGAGGCGGGTCTACCGCCCGCTCGTCAGGCTACCATCCTTTCGGATCGCGGCGTCGCGAAATGGCGCCTGAAACAGCTTGAAGACGCCGCGGCCGACTTCACCAAGGCGGTTTCGCTCAACCCTGACTACGCGCTCGCCTGGAACAATCGCGGCAACGTCTTTCTGGAAATGAACCGGCCGGAGGACGCCTTCCGGGACTTCGACCGCGCGGTGGCGCTTTCGCCCGATTTCGGCGCGGCCTATGCGAACCGCGCCAATGCGAGCCAGAAGCTCAACCGCCAGGACGCCGCCGAAAAGGATTTCCGCAAGGCAATCGAACTGATGCCCGCAAGTTCCATTCCCCTGAACGGGTGCGGAAGGATCGCGGCTGGCTTCGGCCGCCTCTACACCGGGCTTCGCTATCTGAACCGCGCCATCGCGCTGAACGCGCAATTCGCCCCGGCCTACCAGAACCGGGCGGCGATCTACGCGGCGCTGAAGCGGAACGACGAGGCGGCGCAGGATCTCGACAAGGTGATCGCGCTCGCCCCGGACAACGCCGCGCTCTATGTGGCGCGGGGACAGGCCCACGCAAAGGAAAGGCGCTTCGCTCAGGCGTTTCGCGATTTCACCAAGGCCGTCGAAATCGCTCCGGACAACGTCCCGGCGCTGATCGGGCGTGCCTCGCAGAACCTCGAACGCAAGCGGGCCGACCTCGCGCTGGAAGACCTGAACCATGCGATCTCGCTGGACGCAAACGCCGCGGAAGCCTGGTTCTGGCGCGGTCAGGCGAAATATGGCACGGGCGACACGGACGGTGCGGACGCGGACTTGTCGAAGGCCATCGAACTTGCGCCCGCCCACGCCGACGCCTATCGCTTCCGGGGCAGCTACCGAGAGCGCGGCGGGCGCCGTGACGAAGCCATCGCCGATTACCGCAGGGCTCTCGAACTCGATCCGCTCAATCGCGACCTGCGCGACGGCTACAAGACGGCGAGCGGCGAGACGGCCGATGCCGTGGTGAAGCCTCTCGCGCCTGCCGTCGACGGCTGGGAGGTGTTCCGCTCTTCGGCCGGCCACTATACGGCGCTGAACGAACGCTATCCCAAATTGCCGGTGATCCTCGAAACGCAGGGCGACGCGCCGGCCGAGATCCTCGAATGGACGCCGCTGAAGGAAACGCTCGCGGGCATCGGCCTGTTGCGCTACCGGTCGGGCGAGAAAGGCGCACTCCCTCACGAATATGTCGCCATCATAGATCTTTCGCGCGCTCAGGTGGCGGGCATCGAGCCCTACATCACGGGTGAGGCAAAATCGAAATGGGCGTGGACGCAATATGGCGTCACGGTCACCGACACCGACGGACTTTCGAGCACCTACGACTTGAGGAAACCGAGGCAGGAGATGCCGCAGGCGGCCCGACGCGACGACAACCCGTGGACGACGGTCTTCGGTGGAGGAAGCGGCGGGGGCAACGGCGGGGCCCGGCGCGGCGGCTCCGGCATCTTCGGCTGGCTTTTCCGGTGA
- a CDS encoding extracellular catalytic domain type 2 short-chain-length polyhydroxyalkanoate depolymerase translates to MAAVASALAAAGCAATTADSLPSLKADTSRLTVSGLSSGGYMAGQFQVAFSERVKGAGIVAAGPFGCAMSAGAKAIPVFPAALALNTAQAQNGCMADYLSSLGVLDASRLLAQAKKLADAGSIDPLSNLKTSKIYLYSSANDRTVALSVVKAARDFYLAAGVPEANIDFVSGGAGGHAFSTAGEGNACELSEPPFVNNCNYDQAGAILRFLYGALEPKGTAAEADFALFDQRRYASSDATLADEGVVYVPPACRGGGCRVHVLFHGCKQTRALVGDAVTKKSGFTDWAATNRLIVLFPQVEASAANPNACWDWWGYTGLDFLTKNAPQMKAVAAMVEALGK, encoded by the coding sequence ATGGCAGCGGTGGCGTCAGCATTGGCGGCGGCAGGCTGCGCGGCCACCACCGCCGACAGTCTGCCTTCGCTCAAGGCCGATACATCGAGGCTCACCGTATCGGGGCTCTCGTCCGGCGGCTACATGGCCGGGCAGTTTCAGGTTGCTTTTTCTGAGCGCGTCAAAGGCGCCGGCATCGTGGCGGCCGGGCCGTTCGGATGCGCCATGAGCGCGGGCGCGAAGGCGATCCCCGTCTTCCCGGCGGCGCTCGCGCTGAACACGGCGCAGGCGCAGAACGGCTGCATGGCCGACTACCTTTCGTCGCTCGGCGTGCTCGACGCGAGCCGGCTGCTGGCGCAGGCGAAGAAGCTTGCGGACGCGGGCTCAATCGATCCGCTGTCGAATCTCAAGACGTCGAAGATCTACCTTTATTCGAGCGCGAACGACCGCACGGTTGCGCTCTCCGTGGTGAAGGCCGCGCGCGACTTTTATCTCGCGGCGGGGGTGCCCGAAGCGAACATCGATTTCGTCTCGGGCGGGGCTGGCGGCCATGCGTTTTCCACGGCAGGCGAGGGAAATGCGTGCGAGCTGTCCGAGCCGCCTTTCGTCAACAACTGCAACTACGATCAGGCCGGGGCGATCCTGCGTTTCCTCTATGGCGCCCTCGAACCGAAGGGCACGGCGGCGGAAGCGGATTTCGCGCTTTTCGACCAGCGCCGCTACGCTTCATCCGACGCAACGCTGGCGGATGAAGGCGTGGTCTATGTGCCGCCCGCCTGTCGCGGCGGTGGCTGCCGCGTGCATGTGCTGTTCCACGGCTGCAAGCAGACCCGCGCGCTCGTCGGCGACGCGGTGACGAAGAAGTCGGGCTTCACCGATTGGGCCGCGACGAACCGGCTGATCGTGCTTTTCCCGCAGGTCGAGGCGTCGGCCGCAAATCCCAACGCCTGCTGGGACTGGTGGGGCTACACCGGCCTCGATTTTCTCACGAAGAACGCCCCGCAGATGAAAGCCGTCGCAGCGATGGTGGAGGCGCTCGGCAAGTAG
- a CDS encoding cupin domain-containing protein, whose product MTDRERSNIRSARIYSSAADAGSLEENASKQEAGAPSRLGDDAFRWDGVDVLAYKDEGSAPFRAITRQVLFQRPELSCELRYFEMAPGGHSTFERHDHVHGVMIFRGRGLCLVGEEVREVAAPDLVFIPPMTWHQFRASAGEPFGFLCMVNAERDKPQLPTPEELAELKKNPAIAAFLGQAD is encoded by the coding sequence ATGACGGATCGCGAACGCTCCAACATTCGCAGCGCCAGGATATATTCAAGCGCGGCGGACGCCGGTTCGCTTGAAGAAAACGCGTCAAAACAGGAGGCCGGGGCGCCCTCCCGCCTCGGCGACGACGCCTTCCGCTGGGATGGCGTGGACGTTCTCGCCTACAAGGACGAAGGCAGCGCGCCGTTCAGGGCGATCACGCGGCAGGTGCTTTTCCAGCGGCCCGAGCTTTCCTGCGAGCTTCGCTATTTTGAGATGGCGCCGGGCGGCCATTCCACCTTCGAACGGCACGACCATGTGCACGGCGTGATGATCTTTCGCGGGCGCGGGCTTTGCCTCGTCGGCGAGGAGGTGCGCGAGGTGGCCGCGCCGGATCTCGTTTTCATCCCGCCGATGACGTGGCACCAGTTTCGCGCGAGCGCGGGCGAGCCTTTCGGCTTCCTGTGCATGGTGAACGCCGAGCGCGACAAGCCGCAGCTTCCGACACCGGAAGAACTGGCGGAGTTGAAGAAGAATCCAGCCATCGCCGCGTTTCTGGGCCAAGCTGATTAG